GATCCAGCCGAGCGTCGCCGACACGAGCGGAAACAGCGCGCCCGTCGACGCGACGCCCATCCCGAGCGTGTAGCTCATCCCCGAGTAGTTGAGCAGGTACGCGAGCCCGACGATCATCATCACCGTGACGATCGCGATGCGCGTCTGCCGCCACGTCTGCGCGACGCAGCCGAGGAAGCTCGCGACGCCGGTGCGCGTCCAGACGGCCGTGACGGCCGCCGACAGCAGGATCGCGGTGCCGGTGCCGAGCGGCTGGAAATCCCAGATCGCCGCATACGGCTTGTGATAAAGCGTCATGTAGACCGCGTTATGCAGGCCGGGCCACTTGATCTTCACGTCGCCGATCGCGGCGACGCCCGCGTGCACCCAGAAGATCACGATCACCGATACGACGAGCCACGGCAGCCAGCCGCCGTAGCCGACGCGCCCGCTCGCCGTGCCCGCGCCGGCGGCCTCGCCGCCGCGCGTGATCGCGAACTGCGCATCGGGCTGCGGCTTCCAGACCTTCAGGAAGCCGATCGTCACGATCAGCGACGTGAGCGACGACAGCACGTCGGTCAACTGATAGCTGATGAAGTTCGACGTGACGAACTGCGCGAGCGCGAAGCTGCCGCCCGACACGAAGAGCGCCGGCCACAGCCGGCCGATCGAGCGCAGCCCGCCGTAGACGCCGACGACGTAGAACGGCAGCAGCAGCGCGAAGAACGGCAACTGCCGGCCGACCATCGCGCCGAGCGTGTCCGGATGCAGCGACGTCACCGCGCCGAGCACGGTGATCGGCACGCCGAGCGCGCCGAACGCAACGGGCGCGGTGTTGAAGATCAGCGTGAAGGTGAGCGCCTCGAGCGCCGGGAAGCCGAGCGCGATCAAGAGCGCGCTCGTGATCGCGACCGGCGTGCCGAACCCGGAGATGCCTTCGAGCAGGCAGCCGAACGAGAACGCGACGACGAGCAGCACGAGGCGGCGATCGTCCGGCAGATGATCGAGCATCCATTGGCGGAACTGATCGAAGCGGCCCGATTTCACCGCGATGTTGTAGAGAAGCAGCGCGTTGAACACGATCCACATGACGGGGATCAGCGCGAGCGCCATGCCCGCGCCGACCGCGTTCAGCGCGAGGCCGACGGGCATTCCCCACACGGCGACCGCGACGACGACGCCCGTCAGCAGGCCCGCGAGCGACGCCTGCCATGCGGGGCGCCGCAGCAGCCCGAGCATCGCGAGCGCGACGATGATCGGCAGCACGGCGACGGCGAACGACAGCGCCAGCGAGTGGCCGACGGGGGTGAGCGGCTGGGCGAACGTTACGCCCGCCGGCAATGCGAATGAAGGGTTCATGTTGTCTCCTTTTCCCCTCGGAACGATTGTTGTGTCGAGCTTGCTTTCGGCTTGCATCGCGCGCCGCGCGCTCCGTGCGCGGCGCCGGCGTCAACCCGCTTTCAGGCGCTGCTTGAACG
The nucleotide sequence above comes from Burkholderia thailandensis E264. Encoded proteins:
- a CDS encoding L-lactate permease; its protein translation is MNPSFALPAGVTFAQPLTPVGHSLALSFAVAVLPIIVALAMLGLLRRPAWQASLAGLLTGVVVAVAVWGMPVGLALNAVGAGMALALIPVMWIVFNALLLYNIAVKSGRFDQFRQWMLDHLPDDRRLVLLVVAFSFGCLLEGISGFGTPVAITSALLIALGFPALEALTFTLIFNTAPVAFGALGVPITVLGAVTSLHPDTLGAMVGRQLPFFALLLPFYVVGVYGGLRSIGRLWPALFVSGGSFALAQFVTSNFISYQLTDVLSSLTSLIVTIGFLKVWKPQPDAQFAITRGGEAAGAGTASGRVGYGGWLPWLVVSVIVIFWVHAGVAAIGDVKIKWPGLHNAVYMTLYHKPYAAIWDFQPLGTGTAILLSAAVTAVWTRTGVASFLGCVAQTWRQTRIAIVTVMMIVGLAYLLNYSGMSYTLGMGVASTGALFPLVSATLGWIAVFLSGSDTSGNALFGNLQVVAARQLGFDPVLMAATNSSGGVMGKMISPQNIATGVSTTDLKGQEGVVFARTFWHSVILTLLLGVLVFLQQHVLSWMIPALPH